From the bacterium genome, one window contains:
- the gatC gene encoding Asp-tRNA(Asn)/Glu-tRNA(Gln) amidotransferase subunit GatC: MSDITKHSLEHLADLSRLELSEKEEEKFLKDLESILGHFKELEALDTSNILPMTGGTSLTNVFREDGERKSSLAAAPVVDAFPDKERGYLKVPAVFESPDANIIRNIKS; the protein is encoded by the coding sequence ATGAGCGATATTACTAAACATTCTTTGGAGCACTTAGCCGATTTATCTCGTCTAGAGCTTTCCGAAAAGGAAGAGGAAAAATTTCTGAAAGACCTGGAGAGTATCCTGGGCCATTTTAAAGAGCTGGAAGCCTTGGACACTTCAAATATTCTGCCGATGACCGGCGGCACGAGCCTGACGAATGTTTTTCGGGAAGACGGCGAGCGAAAGTCCAGTCTAGCCGCCGCTCCGGTAGTGGATGCTTTTCCGGATAAAGAAAGGGGTTATTTAAAAGTCCCGGCTGTTTTCGAATCACCCGATGCCAATATTATTCGCAATATTAAATCTTAA
- the ligA gene encoding NAD-dependent DNA ligase LigA codes for MNRVDAKQRIEKLRAAINKYRYFYHVLDKSEISDEALDTLKKELFDLEAQFPDLITSDSPTQRVAGKPLDEFHKVKHEVRMTSLNDAFSEDDVRSWMERMTNYLGHEPKAEFYCDLKMDGLAVELVYEDGLFVQGSTRGDGEIGEDITQNLKTVDAIPLRLEVGSRESSVPSHLVVRGEVFLFTKEFQRINKEQEKKGEKVYANPRNLVAGSIRQLDPKIAASRKLHFYAYAISGEGERYLKDYPTHDSEYKMLRKFGIAPNPDGKVVSSLEEVFKFHSEIGKKREKLAYEIDGIVVSINDKQLYSRLGIIGKAPRGAVAYKFSPKEATTIVESIQVQVGRTGALTPVAVLRPVEVGGVTVSHATLHNADEIERLGLKIGDTVIVSRAGDVIPQVMRVLTELRTGKEKSFKMPAKCPVDGSAVVRDGVAYKCSNKNCGARQRESLYHFVSGNGFNIEGLGPKILDRFMDEGLISDAADIFTLNKGDIEALERFGEKSAENIIAEIEERKKIPIEKFIYALGIIHVGEETARLLAQKIVASSKKQVVRPAEVLEFFETMSERDLQVIKDVGPVVAKSIAEYFADHRHRDFIMKMDKAGVVLETKSLAPKSQKFQGKIFVLTGTMEGMSREEAKEKIRALGGETSESVSKNTSYVVAGAEAGSKLDKAQKLGVKVLNEKEFLDILSK; via the coding sequence ATGAATAGGGTGGATGCCAAACAACGCATTGAGAAGTTGCGCGCGGCGATAAATAAATATCGCTATTTTTATCACGTTTTGGATAAGTCTGAGATTTCCGATGAGGCCTTGGATACCCTGAAAAAGGAGCTGTTTGATTTGGAGGCTCAATTTCCCGATCTAATTACATCGGACTCGCCGACCCAGCGGGTTGCGGGAAAACCGCTGGATGAATTTCATAAAGTGAAGCATGAAGTCCGGATGACTTCTTTGAACGATGCCTTCTCCGAAGACGATGTGCGCAGTTGGATGGAAAGAATGACAAACTATCTTGGCCATGAGCCTAAGGCGGAGTTTTATTGTGATTTAAAAATGGACGGTCTGGCGGTGGAGCTGGTTTATGAAGACGGCTTGTTCGTGCAGGGAAGCACCCGGGGTGATGGAGAAATAGGGGAAGATATTACCCAAAATTTGAAAACCGTAGATGCTATTCCGCTTAGGTTAGAAGTCGGTAGTCGTGAGTCGTCAGTCCCTAGTCATCTCGTGGTGCGAGGCGAGGTTTTTCTTTTTACAAAAGAATTTCAACGGATTAATAAAGAACAGGAGAAGAAAGGAGAAAAGGTTTATGCTAATCCTCGAAATTTAGTTGCCGGCTCTATCCGTCAACTCGATCCGAAAATCGCCGCCTCTCGGAAGTTGCATTTTTACGCTTATGCAATTTCAGGCGAAGGAGAGAGATATTTGAAAGATTATCCGACTCACGATTCTGAATATAAAATGCTTCGGAAATTCGGCATCGCTCCGAATCCGGATGGTAAAGTCGTGAGCTCTTTGGAAGAAGTTTTTAAATTTCATTCCGAGATTGGCAAAAAGCGGGAGAAGTTGGCCTACGAAATTGATGGCATCGTTGTGAGTATTAATGACAAGCAGCTCTACAGCCGGCTTGGAATAATCGGAAAAGCTCCGCGTGGTGCCGTTGCTTATAAATTTTCACCAAAGGAGGCGACTACGATAGTAGAAAGTATCCAGGTGCAGGTTGGGCGCACCGGGGCGCTGACGCCCGTAGCAGTCCTGCGGCCGGTAGAAGTGGGCGGAGTTACTGTTAGCCATGCCACGTTGCACAATGCCGATGAAATAGAACGGCTAGGCTTGAAGATTGGGGATACGGTAATCGTGAGCAGGGCGGGCGATGTCATCCCGCAGGTGATGAGGGTTTTAACTGAATTACGCACAGGGAAGGAGAAGAGTTTCAAAATGCCTGCTAAATGTCCAGTGGACGGCTCGGCGGTAGTGCGTGATGGCGTGGCTTATAAGTGCTCCAACAAAAATTGTGGTGCCCGTCAAAGGGAGTCGTTGTATCATTTTGTTTCCGGCAACGGATTTAACATTGAAGGGTTGGGGCCGAAAATTCTGGACCGTTTTATGGATGAGGGGTTAATCAGCGACGCGGCGGATATTTTCACTTTGAATAAAGGGGATATCGAAGCGCTGGAGCGTTTCGGTGAAAAATCGGCGGAAAATATTATTGCCGAGATTGAGGAGCGCAAAAAGATCCCGATAGAGAAATTTATTTATGCCTTGGGCATCATCCACGTCGGCGAAGAAACTGCCCGTCTGTTGGCGCAAAAGATAGTAGCAAGTAGTAAGAAGCAAGTAGTAAGGCCGGCAGAGGTGCTGGAGTTTTTTGAGACGATGAGTGAGCGGGACTTGCAGGTCATTAAAGATGTAGGCCCGGTGGTGGCAAAGAGTATTGCTGAATATTTTGCTGATCATCGGCATCGGGATTTTATAATGAAAATGGATAAGGCGGGCGTGGTGCTTGAAACAAAATCTTTGGCGCCGAAGAGTCAGAAGTTTCAAGGAAAAATTTTCGTCTTAACCGGCACCATGGAGGGGATGTCGAGAGAGGAGGCGAAGGAAAAGATCCGTGCTTTGGGTGGGGAAACCAGTGAATCAGTTTCCAAGAATACCAGTTATGTAGTGGCCGGAGCCGAAGCGGGTTCAAAATTAGACAAGGCGCAGAAGCTTGGCGTTAAAGTTCTAAACGAAAAAGAATTTTTAGACATCTTGTCTAAATAG
- a CDS encoding PilT/PilU family type 4a pilus ATPase, which translates to MDYKKYLHKLLTDTVNAGASDLHINVGIKPHVRVDGELAAIKDEAEVNAETASGIAEALFSEEQKEKFYGQKELDFSYSHEAGVRFRINTYFQKGHVSMAARLIPAKVDSIDALELPPILHDFAKLTQGFVLIVGPAGHGKSTTLAAILDEINRTRAEHIVTIEDPIEYLFDPDKAVISQREVNTDTVGFHRALKSVLRQDPDVVMIGEMRDVESISTAMTAAETGHLVLSTLHTNSAAQTIDRIIDTFPPEKQSQAASQLAATLVAVVSKRLIPKIGGGRVPACEVMLVNSAVRNLIREKKTHQIDLVIETNLKSGMVTLNRSLAQLVKAKKITLESAELNSLNPGELKLLVDKI; encoded by the coding sequence ATGGACTACAAAAAATATCTTCACAAGCTTTTAACGGACACAGTTAACGCGGGGGCATCCGATTTGCATATTAACGTCGGAATCAAGCCCCATGTGCGCGTGGACGGAGAGCTTGCCGCCATAAAAGACGAGGCGGAAGTTAACGCGGAAACCGCCAGCGGGATTGCGGAGGCTTTATTCAGCGAAGAACAAAAAGAAAAATTTTATGGGCAAAAGGAGCTGGATTTTAGCTATAGCCATGAGGCTGGGGTGCGTTTCCGTATCAATACTTATTTCCAAAAAGGGCATGTTTCCATGGCCGCTCGTTTAATTCCGGCGAAAGTGGACAGCATTGATGCCTTGGAATTGCCGCCCATCTTGCATGATTTTGCTAAATTGACTCAAGGCTTCGTGCTGATCGTCGGTCCGGCCGGTCACGGGAAATCAACTACTCTAGCCGCCATTTTGGATGAAATAAATCGCACTCGGGCGGAGCACATCGTTACCATTGAAGACCCTATTGAATATTTATTTGATCCCGATAAAGCAGTTATCTCTCAGCGTGAGGTGAATACCGATACCGTTGGGTTTCACCGCGCTCTAAAATCGGTTTTGCGGCAAGATCCAGACGTAGTGATGATTGGCGAAATGCGTGATGTAGAATCTATCTCTACTGCTATGACTGCGGCAGAAACGGGCCATTTAGTGCTTTCTACTTTGCACACCAACTCCGCCGCGCAAACGATTGACCGTATTATTGACACCTTCCCTCCGGAGAAGCAATCGCAGGCGGCATCACAATTGGCGGCAACCTTGGTAGCCGTAGTTTCCAAGCGATTAATTCCGAAGATTGGCGGCGGACGCGTGCCCGCTTGTGAGGTGATGTTGGTAAATTCCGCAGTCCGTAATCTAATCCGTGAGAAGAAAACTCATCAGATCGATTTGGTGATTGAAACTAATCTCAAGAGTGGAATGGTCACCTTGAATCGTTCGCTCGCGCAACTTGTGAAGGCGAAAAAAATCACCTTGGAAAGCGCGGAATTAAACTCGCTCAATCCCGGAGAGTTGAAATTGTTGGTTGATAAGATTTAA
- a CDS encoding prepilin peptidase encodes MLASVILFLGGTAIGSFLNVLALRYEDGGKIFRQDILTGRSRCPYCKKILRWYELIPLLSFLFQLGRCRRCGKALGWQYPIVEIAGGLIFALTPLYLPNAPIWIAILLTLLLITLVDLRLLVIPDQLNVLLALLAIGLFIKDFSGPILINHLLGAVVGFLIIGLLVLGSRGRGMGIGDWKFVAALGLLFGWPKILILLALAFVAGGVAGAVILLLRIKKLKDAIPFGPFLALASLLTIIFGDVIIRLYL; translated from the coding sequence ATGTTGGCTTCAGTTATTTTATTTTTGGGAGGTACTGCCATAGGCAGTTTTTTGAATGTTTTGGCTTTGCGGTATGAGGACGGCGGAAAAATATTCCGGCAAGATATTTTAACCGGCCGCTCCCGATGTCCTTATTGTAAGAAAATTCTCCGTTGGTATGAATTAATTCCGCTTTTGAGTTTTTTGTTTCAATTAGGACGTTGTCGGCGGTGTGGCAAGGCTTTGGGTTGGCAGTATCCGATTGTGGAGATTGCCGGAGGTTTAATTTTCGCCCTGACGCCGCTATATCTTCCAAACGCGCCAATTTGGATCGCGATTTTGCTTACCTTATTACTAATCACCCTGGTCGATCTACGCCTTTTGGTAATTCCCGATCAACTGAATGTTTTGCTGGCGCTGCTGGCAATCGGGTTATTTATTAAAGACTTTTCGGGGCCTATTTTAATAAATCATTTGCTTGGAGCGGTGGTGGGATTCCTGATTATCGGATTGTTGGTATTGGGGAGCAGAGGAAGGGGAATGGGTATAGGTGATTGGAAGTTTGTTGCAGCCTTGGGTTTGTTGTTTGGTTGGCCGAAAATCTTGATTTTATTGGCGCTGGCATTTGTAGCGGGTGGAGTTGCCGGAGCGGTTATTTTGCTCTTGAGAATAAAGAAACTAAAAGATGCTATTCCGTTCGGCCCATTTTTAGCGCTAGCTTCCTTGCTGACGATTATTTTCGGAGACGTGATAATTCGCCTATACCTGTAA
- a CDS encoding ComF family protein, which translates to MVTSYINWLAKIKDILLDSIFPNPVISNRLPIYKTLFCAICRARLPNNKKICHKGAQYLLGAATNYDQQAVRQTIWRLKYRNRTGLAKPLADILIKYAAKLDLDWGRFIVIPVPLSQARLRNRGYNQSELIARIFSESFQIELNKTALVRTKNTPPQMEIRDWEARKKNIIGAFGVAKPELIKGKNIILIDDVFTSGATMNEAAHQLKDSGAKQIIGLVVAKAG; encoded by the coding sequence ATGGTGACATCTTATATTAACTGGCTCGCGAAAATCAAAGATATTTTACTGGATAGTATTTTTCCCAATCCGGTAATTTCCAACCGGCTTCCTATATACAAGACTTTATTCTGCGCAATCTGCCGCGCCCGCCTTCCGAACAATAAAAAAATCTGCCACAAGGGAGCTCAATACTTATTGGGCGCCGCGACTAACTATGACCAGCAAGCAGTCCGCCAGACTATTTGGCGCCTTAAGTACCGAAACCGCACCGGCTTAGCCAAGCCCTTGGCCGACATTTTAATAAAATATGCCGCTAAGCTGGATTTGGATTGGGGAAGGTTCATCGTTATTCCGGTCCCGCTCTCCCAAGCCCGCCTGCGCAATCGCGGGTACAATCAGTCAGAATTGATTGCCAGAATTTTTTCGGAAAGTTTTCAAATAGAACTGAATAAAACAGCGCTGGTCCGAACAAAAAACACACCACCACAAATGGAAATACGGGACTGGGAAGCCAGAAAGAAAAATATCATCGGGGCGTTCGGAGTGGCGAAACCGGAATTAATCAAAGGAAAAAATATAATTCTGATAGACGACGTCTTCACCTCCGGCGCCACTATGAATGAGGCCGCTCATCAACTTAAGGATTCCGGCGCAAAGCAGATTATCGGGTTAGTCGTTGCCAAGGCCGGATAG
- the gatA gene encoding Asp-tRNA(Asn)/Glu-tRNA(Gln) amidotransferase subunit GatA, which translates to MHLHDLTIKKFHEGLEKKEFSAFDVTKTFFEYIETRDKEVGAYLSIHKDEAYKQAELVDLKVAKNESVSWLAGVPMAIKDNLLITGLPATAASKMLENYKAAYDATVISKLKSEGAVFLGKTNMDEFAMGSSTENSAFQKTRNPHDLDRVPGGSSGGSAAAVAGHMAVAALGSDTGGSIRQPASFCGVVGLKPTYGAVSRHGVIAMASSLDQIGPITKTVEDAAILFKTISGQDKFDSTSAVPPAGGKYGEELWNPKLEDIKKLKIGIPKEYFGPGLDPVVVKAMEEVMESLKSLGLEFKEISLPHTQYALSCYYIIMPAEVSSNLARLDGVRYSPVNGVSRGDHDLAELYKKNRSHGFGAEAKRRIILGTYVLSSGYYDAYYAKAQKVRQLIKDDFDKAFQEVDVIFTPVAPTPAFKFGEKMSDPLAMYLSDIFTIPVNMAGLPAVSIPAKIKLGHAEGQAGLPIGFQLIGKHWREADILGIGQFYEKLSG; encoded by the coding sequence ATGCATTTACACGATCTAACAATTAAAAAGTTTCATGAAGGACTTGAGAAAAAAGAATTCTCGGCTTTTGACGTTACTAAAACTTTTTTTGAATATATTGAAACCAGAGACAAGGAAGTAGGCGCTTACTTGAGTATTCATAAAGACGAGGCTTATAAACAGGCGGAGTTAGTTGATTTGAAAGTTGCGAAGAATGAGTCGGTTTCTTGGCTTGCGGGTGTGCCGATGGCGATAAAAGATAATTTACTTATTACTGGTTTGCCGGCGACGGCGGCCTCCAAGATGTTGGAAAATTATAAAGCCGCTTATGATGCGACGGTTATCAGTAAATTAAAATCTGAAGGGGCCGTATTTTTAGGAAAAACTAATATGGATGAATTCGCGATGGGTTCTTCCACGGAAAATTCTGCTTTTCAAAAAACGCGGAATCCGCACGATTTGGATCGGGTGCCAGGCGGTTCTTCTGGTGGTTCGGCTGCGGCAGTCGCCGGGCATATGGCGGTAGCGGCGTTGGGCTCGGATACCGGCGGCTCTATCCGTCAGCCGGCTAGCTTTTGCGGTGTTGTTGGCTTAAAGCCTACTTATGGAGCGGTTTCTCGGCATGGCGTGATTGCGATGGCGTCCAGCTTGGATCAGATTGGTCCTATCACTAAAACCGTAGAGGATGCGGCGATTCTATTCAAGACTATTTCCGGTCAGGATAAATTTGATTCTACGAGCGCTGTTCCGCCAGCCGGCGGAAAATATGGCGAAGAGCTCTGGAATCCGAAACTGGAAGATATTAAAAAATTAAAGATTGGAATCCCGAAAGAATATTTTGGTCCTGGCTTGGATCCGGTGGTAGTGAAGGCGATGGAGGAGGTTATGGAGTCACTGAAAAGTCTAGGTTTGGAATTCAAAGAAATTTCTTTACCGCACACGCAATACGCGCTCTCCTGCTACTACATCATCATGCCAGCGGAGGTCAGCTCCAATTTGGCGCGCCTTGATGGAGTTCGTTATTCTCCGGTTAATGGAGTCTCTCGCGGGGATCATGATTTAGCCGAGCTTTACAAGAAAAACCGCAGCCACGGTTTTGGCGCGGAGGCTAAGCGGAGAATTATTTTAGGAACCTACGTTCTGTCATCGGGATATTACGATGCCTACTACGCCAAGGCGCAAAAAGTGCGCCAGTTGATTAAAGATGATTTTGATAAGGCATTCCAAGAGGTGGATGTAATCTTTACTCCCGTTGCGCCAACGCCCGCTTTTAAGTTCGGCGAGAAAATGAGCGACCCGCTGGCGATGTATCTGTCCGACATCTTTACCATCCCTGTGAATATGGCCGGACTGCCGGCGGTGTCCATTCCTGCTAAGATTAAGTTAGGCCACGCCGAAGGACAGGCAGGCTTGCCAATAGGTTTTCAATTAATCGGTAAGCATTGGCGAGAAGCGGATATTTTGGGTATAGGGCAGTTTTACGAAAAACTTTCCGGTTAA